CAATAATAGCAATGCCGCCGTGTATGCAGCGGTCGATCTCAATGACCCTAATGTCATCCACGTTATTGCCATCAACCGCCAGAGCACTAATGTTACGAGCAGCTTTCAACTCAGCCATCCTGTGAATTTGAAATATGCCCAGGTCTGGGGTGTCAGTGGCAGCAGCACCAATATCACTGCAAGGAGCGGGCTCAGCAATATCTCCAAGAACAAGTTCAGTTACACTTTGCCTGCTTTGTCTGTGCTGCACTTTGTGTTGAAGCCATAAGTAACTAAGCTTTAGTAAAAAGCCACCAGCATGCTGGTGGCTTTTCATTTGATGCTTACTATAACTCGTACTAACTGGCTCAGACTCCAGCTACTTTCAAGATCAGCTTGCCATTGTTTTCACCTGTGAACAGTTTCTGGAAAGTCTCAGGGAAATTTTCCAGGCCCTCAACGATGTCTTCACGGCTTTTCAGTTTGCCAGACATGATCCAGCCACCCATGACCATCGCCGCTTCCATGGCACGTGGGTAAAAGTCGGATACCATCACACCTTTCATCGTGGCACGTTTGACCATCAGGTTCAGGTAGTTTGATGGGCCCTTGATAGGGGTCGTATTATTGTATTGGGAGATCGCACCGCAAATCACCACGCGGGCACCAAAAGCCAGTTGCGCCAGGGCCGCATCAAGGATATCACCGCCGACATTATCGAAATACACGTCTATGCCTTTGGGGCAATGCTGCTTCAGTGCGGCACCAACATCTTCACTCTTGTAATCTATCGCGGCATCAAAGCCCAGTTCTTCTGTCAGGTAGCGGACTTTGTCTGCGCCACCGGCGATACCAACCACGCGTGCGCCCTTGATCTTGGCAATCTGGCCGACGATGGTTCCGACTGCGCCTGCCGCACCAGAGATGACAACAGTATCACCTTCCTTGGGTTGGCCGACTTCAAGCAAGCCAAAGTAGGCAGTCATGCCTGGCATGCCCAGGGTACTCAGGTATAGTGGCAGAGGG
This is a stretch of genomic DNA from Undibacterium sp. KW1. It encodes these proteins:
- a CDS encoding NADP-dependent oxidoreductase, which gives rise to MNAINSQFKLAARPQGSVKASDFNHVKEQLRDLQAGEVLIKNLYISLDPAMRGWMNESKNSYMPPVAIGEVMRALAVGQVVESNNPKFAVGEHVSGILGMQEYAYSDGNGISKVDPKLAPLPLYLSTLGMPGMTAYFGLLEVGQPKEGDTVVISGAAGAVGTIVGQIAKIKGARVVGIAGGADKVRYLTEELGFDAAIDYKSEDVGAALKQHCPKGIDVYFDNVGGDILDAALAQLAFGARVVICGAISQYNNTTPIKGPSNYLNLMVKRATMKGVMVSDFYPRAMEAAMVMGGWIMSGKLKSREDIVEGLENFPETFQKLFTGENNGKLILKVAGV